In Andreesenia angusta, the following are encoded in one genomic region:
- a CDS encoding carbonic anhydrase → MKKVLSIVSVALISATMFAGCSQEEKKSEEPTETQISTETKDIHSNPEVKTPDEALQLLKDGNARFVNGELANYDLGDEKLAELEKGQKPAAVVITCSDSRTAPEHFLDQGLGDIFVVRVAGNVLDHNEIASVEYAVDHLGTPLVVVLGHDSCGAVNAAVGVHENPEEAHSTEHLDYLISKITPAVEEAKASGAEGDELAEKAIDLNVDNGVKQLQEQSEVIKGKVSSGALKVVGGSYNFSDGSIAWKN, encoded by the coding sequence ATGAAGAAAGTATTATCTATAGTATCAGTAGCTTTGATTTCAGCTACAATGTTTGCAGGATGTAGCCAAGAGGAGAAGAAGTCGGAAGAGCCAACTGAAACTCAAATAAGTACTGAAACTAAAGATATCCACAGCAATCCTGAGGTGAAAACGCCAGATGAAGCGCTTCAGCTTCTTAAAGACGGGAATGCAAGATTTGTAAATGGAGAACTTGCAAACTATGACCTTGGAGATGAAAAGCTCGCAGAGCTGGAAAAGGGACAAAAGCCAGCAGCTGTAGTGATAACTTGCTCAGACTCTAGAACAGCGCCAGAGCACTTTTTAGATCAAGGACTAGGTGATATATTTGTTGTAAGAGTTGCGGGAAATGTACTGGACCACAATGAAATAGCAAGTGTTGAATATGCTGTAGACCACCTTGGAACACCACTAGTGGTAGTTCTTGGACATGACAGCTGCGGAGCTGTAAATGCTGCGGTGGGAGTACATGAAAATCCTGAAGAAGCACATAGCACAGAGCATCTAGACTACCTTATATCTAAGATAACTCCTGCAGTAGAAGAAGCTAAAGCTTCTGGTGCAGAGGGAGATGAGTTAGCTGAAAAAGCTATTGATCTGAATGTAGACAACGGCGTAAAGCAACTACAGGAGCAGAGCGAAGTTATAAAAGGAAAGGTTTCATCGGGAGCGTTAAAAGTAGTTGGTGGAAGCTACAATTTCTCCGATGGAAGTATAGCTTGGAAAAACTAA
- a CDS encoding transglycosylase domain-containing protein, which yields MAVLLVLMMVVALGLFIKFKPRLDALIESGDSIISKVTDESFKSREATAIYDRNGEVITEIQDHEYVYIPLSKMGMNIRNSFIAVEDIRFYEHNGVDYKGLMRAGFELVKNRGTITQGGSTITQQLVKNVFLTHKQTYERKLEEMYIARKLEKLYSKDQILEFYLNNAYFGRGAHGVEAAARKYFNKSAEELTIAESAVLTGFTNNPTYYDPVENLENAKAKRDSIIAKMLETGFISQAEHDEAISSDIALDMSREFNQDFGLDSSPVSFALWGATKALMKEEGFEFKYWFDTQEERDAYDESYSNLYGQINSKLRNGGYKIYSTIDMDKQEKLQESVNNGLSGQQSVDEETGIYKVQGSAVTIDNETGDVLAVVGGRTQEDVENMFNRAILGHRQPGSTIKPILTYTPAFEKGRLPSMGMNDEEIKGGPKNADRKFRGIVTLREAVERSYNTIPYKITQEYGTRELIKYLEKMEFSKLVPDDIFPGISIGGFTYGATALEMASAYSTIARNGEFITPTGVDMIKNLSDDVIYENKRERVRVYDSGSAYLMTDVLKGVVSSPGATAYGTWVSGVDTAGKTGTTNENKDAWFAGYTPKYTTVVWVGSDVPRPLNQGSNYTKRIWDNYMEEIHSDVSNTKFERPERISKMYVNHGNFKVSKSRVAGWSLELVPEIYYELQESGELDSILRNQELYSTPSPKKEEEEKEEVKEEVKEEETEEEVEEGTDTPPEGEAPGTDENGNPTPTPNPTPTPTPNPTPNPNPNPTPPPNPTPTPDPGDGGEGGNGGSSGNTGGGDGSLEPSP from the coding sequence ATGGCAGTTCTTCTAGTCCTTATGATGGTGGTTGCATTAGGGCTTTTCATTAAATTTAAACCTAGGCTCGATGCGCTTATTGAAAGTGGAGATTCAATCATATCAAAGGTGACAGATGAATCATTTAAAAGCAGAGAGGCCACAGCCATATATGATAGGAATGGAGAGGTTATAACGGAAATACAAGACCACGAGTATGTATATATTCCACTGTCGAAAATGGGGATGAACATAAGAAACAGCTTTATAGCGGTGGAAGACATAAGGTTTTATGAGCACAACGGTGTAGACTACAAGGGCCTTATGAGGGCAGGCTTTGAGCTTGTAAAAAACAGAGGAACTATAACACAAGGTGGTAGTACTATAACACAGCAGCTTGTGAAGAATGTATTTCTGACTCATAAGCAGACTTATGAAAGAAAGCTAGAGGAGATGTATATAGCCAGAAAGCTAGAGAAGCTTTACTCTAAAGACCAAATACTGGAGTTCTACTTGAACAATGCGTATTTTGGAAGGGGAGCCCATGGCGTAGAGGCGGCGGCTAGAAAGTACTTCAACAAGTCGGCTGAAGAACTTACGATAGCTGAAAGCGCAGTGCTTACGGGGTTTACGAATAATCCGACTTACTACGATCCGGTGGAAAACCTTGAAAATGCAAAAGCAAAAAGAGACAGCATTATTGCAAAGATGCTGGAAACTGGATTTATAAGTCAAGCTGAGCACGACGAAGCTATTTCTTCGGACATAGCACTTGATATGAGCAGGGAGTTTAATCAAGACTTCGGGCTAGACAGCTCGCCTGTGTCTTTTGCGCTCTGGGGAGCTACCAAGGCACTTATGAAAGAAGAGGGATTTGAGTTTAAATACTGGTTTGACACACAAGAGGAGAGGGACGCATACGACGAATCCTACAGCAACCTATATGGACAGATAAACTCAAAGCTGAGAAATGGCGGATATAAAATCTACAGCACTATAGACATGGACAAGCAGGAAAAGCTACAGGAAAGTGTAAACAATGGGCTTTCAGGTCAGCAGTCTGTAGACGAAGAGACTGGGATATACAAAGTCCAAGGCTCTGCAGTCACGATAGACAACGAGACAGGAGACGTGCTTGCAGTAGTTGGAGGAAGAACTCAGGAAGACGTTGAGAATATGTTCAACAGAGCCATACTGGGACACAGACAGCCTGGCTCTACGATAAAGCCTATACTGACTTACACTCCGGCGTTTGAAAAAGGAAGGCTCCCGAGCATGGGAATGAACGACGAGGAGATAAAGGGAGGCCCGAAGAACGCCGACAGAAAGTTCAGAGGCATTGTGACTCTTAGAGAAGCTGTCGAGAGGTCTTACAACACAATACCTTACAAAATAACTCAAGAGTATGGAACAAGGGAACTTATAAAGTACTTGGAGAAGATGGAGTTTTCAAAGCTTGTTCCAGACGACATATTCCCGGGGATATCTATAGGTGGCTTCACCTACGGAGCTACAGCACTTGAGATGGCGAGTGCATACTCGACTATAGCCAGAAACGGGGAGTTTATTACTCCTACAGGCGTGGACATGATAAAGAATCTATCAGACGATGTAATATATGAAAACAAGAGAGAGAGAGTCAGGGTTTACGACTCGGGAAGCGCATACTTGATGACAGATGTGCTGAAAGGCGTAGTCTCCAGCCCAGGAGCGACTGCATATGGAACTTGGGTGTCTGGTGTGGATACAGCCGGAAAGACAGGTACTACAAACGAGAACAAGGACGCCTGGTTCGCAGGGTACACTCCGAAGTACACAACAGTTGTATGGGTTGGAAGCGATGTACCTAGGCCGCTAAACCAGGGCAGCAATTATACGAAGCGCATATGGGACAACTACATGGAGGAGATTCACAGCGACGTTTCCAATACAAAGTTTGAAAGGCCTGAGAGGATTTCCAAGATGTATGTAAATCATGGCAACTTCAAGGTGAGCAAGTCCAGAGTTGCAGGATGGAGCCTAGAGCTTGTTCCTGAAATATACTATGAGCTACAGGAAAGCGGAGAGCTTGACAGTATACTGAGAAATCAAGAGCTTTACAGCACTCCGTCGCCTAAAAAAGAAGAAGAAGAGAAGGAAGAGGTAAAAGAAGAGGTAAAAGAGGAAGAGACGGAAGAAGAGGTGGAAGAAGGCACAGATACGCCACCAGAAGGGGAAGCGCCAGGTACAGATGAAAATGGGAATCCAACGCCGACCCCAAATCCAACACCTACCCCAACGCCAAATCCGACGCCGAATCCAAATCCGAACCCTACACCACCGCCAAACCCAACACCAACTCCTGACCCAGGAGATGGCGGAGAAGGAGGAAATGGAGGGTCTTCTGGAAATACGGGGGGAGGTGACGGCTCTCTAGAGCCATCCCCCTAA
- a CDS encoding ABC transporter ATP-binding protein, with product MVIEVENLTKMYDEEVAVDNISFSVNRGEIFCIIGPNGSGKTSTIECIEGLRPVDAGSINVLGLDPFKDRKKMYEQIGVQIQEHVFVSEAKVDELCKLYSSFYTNPVPYKSLLKEFELYDSRNIHAVNLSGGQKKKLSFILALLPRPKIVFLDEITSFLDPASRKDMLSYIRQLKGMGITTIHITHHMDEAQALSDRICLMKDGKILSIDTASNMIEKSNLPGLITFESDDEKISIESLKSIPFVISAEQMGSKYSIRGKEGKTLRSVIDYLRDNDISYSRFYDRPPNLEDVYLDIMGYDAPEIKEGAKIWIE from the coding sequence TTGGTAATAGAAGTTGAAAACTTGACCAAGATGTACGATGAAGAAGTGGCTGTAGACAACATATCTTTTTCTGTAAATCGAGGGGAGATATTTTGCATAATAGGACCTAACGGGTCTGGAAAGACTTCAACTATAGAGTGTATAGAGGGACTCAGGCCTGTAGATGCAGGGAGTATAAATGTACTGGGGCTGGATCCTTTCAAGGACAGAAAAAAAATGTATGAGCAGATAGGTGTTCAGATACAAGAGCATGTATTTGTCTCAGAGGCCAAGGTTGACGAGCTCTGCAAGCTCTACAGCTCGTTCTACACCAATCCTGTGCCTTACAAGTCTCTACTCAAGGAGTTTGAGCTCTACGACAGCAGGAATATACATGCTGTAAACCTTTCAGGCGGGCAGAAGAAGAAGCTTTCTTTTATACTGGCGCTGCTTCCGAGACCTAAGATTGTGTTTCTAGATGAGATAACCAGCTTTCTTGACCCGGCTTCAAGGAAAGATATGCTCTCCTACATAAGGCAGCTTAAGGGAATGGGCATAACAACTATACATATAACACACCATATGGACGAAGCCCAAGCTTTAAGCGACAGGATATGCCTTATGAAAGACGGGAAGATACTCAGCATAGACACCGCTTCAAATATGATAGAAAAGTCCAACCTTCCGGGGCTTATAACTTTTGAGTCGGATGACGAGAAGATAAGCATAGAGTCGCTAAAGAGCATACCATTTGTGATATCGGCCGAGCAGATGGGAAGCAAGTACAGCATAAGGGGAAAAGAAGGCAAGACACTTAGAAGCGTAATAGACTACTTGAGGGACAATGACATATCTTACAGCAGATTTTATGACAGGCCGCCTAATCTAGAGGATGTCTATTTGGACATAATGGGCTACGATGCTCCTGAAATAAAGGAGGGTGCAAAGATATGGATAGAGTGA
- a CDS encoding ABC transporter permease: protein MDRVIIRSTVQLVKFEFRQITRIFPNMFFSAFFPLLLLLVFGSLYGNEPSEEFYGFGTIDILTPSYVGMIIAVNSLVHLPLSVSFYRELKVLKRFMATPINPIQVLISQYVVYFIISVLSSAILIAMSFAVFGLEFHGKPLYFALYFVVSSLSMSAIGFFITSLTSKTKTCSAISNFIYFPMIFLSGASFATELMPPNMEYISKFIPLTYSVNLLKESWIGNISMDHRTNIFLLLGIFVVFIAASTITFKWE from the coding sequence ATGGATAGAGTGATTATAAGGTCTACTGTGCAGCTTGTGAAATTTGAATTCAGGCAGATCACAAGGATATTTCCGAATATGTTTTTTTCGGCGTTCTTTCCGCTGCTGTTGCTGCTTGTATTCGGATCGCTTTACGGAAATGAGCCGAGTGAAGAGTTCTATGGATTTGGAACGATAGACATACTGACACCGTCTTATGTGGGGATGATAATAGCTGTAAACTCGCTTGTACATCTTCCGCTCAGTGTTTCGTTTTACAGAGAGCTGAAGGTCTTGAAGCGATTTATGGCAACGCCTATAAATCCCATACAGGTGCTGATATCTCAGTACGTGGTTTACTTTATAATATCGGTGCTCAGCTCTGCGATTCTCATAGCCATGAGCTTTGCTGTATTCGGGCTTGAGTTCCACGGAAAGCCGCTTTACTTTGCACTTTACTTCGTAGTGTCTTCGCTTAGCATGTCGGCGATAGGATTCTTTATCACTAGCCTGACCTCGAAGACCAAGACATGTAGTGCAATCTCGAACTTCATATACTTTCCCATGATATTCCTCTCCGGCGCGTCTTTTGCAACAGAGCTGATGCCACCGAATATGGAGTACATAAGCAAGTTCATACCGCTGACTTACTCTGTAAACTTACTGAAGGAGTCTTGGATAGGGAATATATCCATGGATCACAGGACGAATATATTCCTGCTTTTAGGCATATTTGTGGTTTTTATAGCTGCATCGACTATAACCTTTAAATGGGAGTAG
- a CDS encoding 2Fe-2S iron-sulfur cluster-binding protein encodes MGKVKFINEVDAKKEKDLVKLAKKANVKIKLPCSGKGTCGKCIVKITKGEASEPTKAEIKKLGEEKIQKGYRLACQVEVLEDDISVKIID; translated from the coding sequence ATGGGAAAAGTTAAATTTATAAATGAAGTAGATGCGAAAAAGGAAAAGGATCTGGTGAAGCTTGCAAAAAAAGCGAACGTAAAGATAAAGCTTCCTTGCAGTGGGAAGGGAACTTGCGGAAAGTGCATAGTCAAGATAACTAAAGGCGAAGCATCAGAGCCCACCAAGGCGGAGATAAAAAAGCTTGGTGAGGAGAAAATCCAAAAGGGATACAGGCTGGCCTGCCAGGTCGAAGTTCTAGAAGACGATATATCGGTAAAAATAATAGACTAG